One window of uncultured Campylobacter sp. genomic DNA carries:
- a CDS encoding acetate kinase — protein MDILVINSGSSSVKFKFHDMLNHACIASGLIEEIGSTHASGSINCANGRSIKVENEQIPNHETAIAIAIDLLKQSGVIKDLTQVGGIGHRIVQGADYFDAPALIDEDVMAKIAELAPLAPLHNPANLAGIKSCLKIAPKIPNVAVFDTIFHQSIPPYAYMYALPYEFYEKYKVRRYGAHGTSHWFVSTMGAKFLRKKYENFNAITLHLGNGSSVSAIENGKCIDTSMGLTPLEGIIMGTRCGSIDPAIIPYIERVAGYNAQDMDVIMNKKSGLLGICGASDLRKVYEKMEGGEPRAKLAFEMLVYSVVKMIGAYYAVLGRVDALIFTGGIGENAPHFRQNVCERLAHIGIEIDATKNAKNTGSIRNLSAADSKIKTLVIPTNEELAIAEATVDTINKNSAQIDYQKYSEF, from the coding sequence ATGGATATCCTAGTCATAAATTCCGGCTCGAGCTCGGTTAAATTTAAATTCCACGACATGCTAAATCACGCCTGCATCGCGAGCGGGCTCATCGAGGAGATCGGCTCGACGCACGCAAGCGGAAGCATCAATTGCGCCAACGGACGAAGCATAAAAGTTGAAAATGAGCAAATTCCAAATCACGAAACCGCTATCGCGATCGCGATTGATCTTTTAAAACAAAGCGGAGTAATCAAAGATCTAACTCAAGTAGGCGGTATTGGACACCGCATCGTTCAGGGTGCGGATTATTTCGACGCTCCTGCACTCATAGATGAGGACGTAATGGCTAAAATCGCCGAGCTTGCGCCGCTTGCACCACTACACAATCCCGCAAATTTAGCGGGCATCAAATCCTGCCTAAAGATCGCTCCTAAAATTCCAAACGTAGCGGTTTTTGATACGATCTTTCATCAAAGCATTCCGCCATATGCGTATATGTACGCACTGCCGTATGAATTCTACGAAAAATATAAGGTTCGTCGCTACGGCGCGCACGGCACATCGCATTGGTTCGTCTCGACGATGGGAGCGAAATTTTTACGTAAGAAATACGAAAACTTTAACGCCATTACGCTACATCTTGGCAACGGCTCTAGCGTAAGCGCCATAGAAAACGGCAAGTGCATCGACACCTCGATGGGGCTAACGCCGCTTGAAGGCATCATCATGGGCACCAGATGCGGCTCGATCGATCCTGCGATCATCCCATACATCGAGCGCGTCGCGGGCTACAACGCGCAGGATATGGACGTCATAATGAACAAAAAAAGCGGACTGCTCGGCATCTGCGGCGCAAGCGATCTGCGAAAGGTATATGAAAAGATGGAAGGCGGCGAGCCGCGTGCGAAACTTGCGTTTGAGATGCTAGTTTACAGCGTCGTTAAGATGATCGGAGCGTATTATGCCGTGCTCGGGCGTGTGGACGCTTTGATCTTTACCGGAGGTATCGGCGAGAACGCGCCGCATTTTAGGCAAAATGTCTGCGAGAGACTCGCTCATATCGGCATCGAAATCGATGCGACAAAAAACGCCAAAAATACTGGATCGATTAGAAATTTAAGCGCGGCGGATAGTAAAATCAAAACGCTCGTAATCCCTACCAACGAGGAGCTGGCGATCGCTGAAGCTACGGTCGATACGATCAACAAAAATTCCGCGCAGATCGACTATCAGAAATACTCGGAATTTTAA
- a CDS encoding helix-hairpin-helix domain-containing protein — translation MKNLVILALLVSLAAAKININEASRYELMTIGGLDAGRADMLMQYRQKREISSADELKGINGFASYDTAKLQKSFEISPRANVQQPVQPDRDIVVVEKTRTRTVYGGYTYKRVENYGNGITITETGTLPPPPPRAYGRHGDMMPPPPPPPGGMPPPPHGGIKPPPPPPPPPRDDYSRRRSSNSMSDSEIGGSSRRNMPVPMHMGTIRSKRSSSVTSFGDCDPQSGNCASVGVGVQVDRGF, via the coding sequence ATGAAAAATTTAGTGATTTTGGCTCTTTTAGTGAGCCTCGCCGCGGCGAAAATCAACATAAATGAAGCTAGTCGCTACGAGCTGATGACGATCGGTGGGCTTGATGCGGGCAGGGCGGATATGCTTATGCAATACCGCCAAAAGCGCGAAATTTCAAGTGCAGATGAGCTAAAGGGCATCAACGGCTTTGCAAGTTACGATACTGCTAAACTGCAGAAGAGCTTTGAAATATCGCCTAGAGCTAATGTGCAGCAGCCGGTGCAGCCTGATCGCGATATAGTCGTAGTCGAAAAGACCCGCACCCGCACGGTTTACGGAGGCTATACTTACAAACGCGTTGAAAATTACGGCAATGGCATCACGATCACAGAGACCGGTACTTTACCGCCGCCTCCTCCGCGAGCATATGGTAGGCACGGCGACATGATGCCGCCTCCTCCCCCGCCTCCTGGCGGCATGCCACCACCTCCGCACGGAGGTATAAAACCACCTCCTCCGCCACCGCCACCTCCGCGCGATGATTATTCTCGCAGGAGAAGTTCTAATAGTATGAGCGATAGCGAAATCGGCGGAAGCTCGCGCCGTAACATGCCGGTGCCTATGCATATGGGAACGATCCGCTCAAAAAGATCCAGTAGCGTCACAAGCTTCGGCGACTGCGATCCGCAAAGCGGCAACTGCGCTAGTGTGGGCGTAGGCGTGCAGGTAGATAGAGGGTTTTAA
- the pta gene encoding phosphate acetyltransferase: MNGILLLCDEPVAYQSELKKLDKILSMSFHNVLQLCIAGENALFGRSELERALADGQDERVRKAAIERFAQILEQCNFVLVRGVAGADLRELNLQIAKDLNIPVCGFYPNEIAARIGTHSIAAAKAVSFASIYEDKISFSALRPAQEGVNSKKLELCGKNSACESDAKFHDENSACQSGAIELDKVVADKSYFTDAANSTRCEILTPLKFESKLYAKARANVKTVVLPESDDERILRAAAIIKQSGAANLILLGREDEVQKSASKLGLDLAGVKILDPQTDASLEKFARDLYELRKAKGMSEAQARDLVRDRTYFGTMLVHEGLADAMVSGASTTTAETIRPALQIIKTKPGIASVSGAFIMCLDTQALLFADCAVAPSPSAEYLAGIAISSAATAKAFGLEPRVAMLSYSSGDSGSGDSVEFIKTATQKAREKAPELLIDGPLQFDAAVDAAVAKKKMPGSAVAGRANVFIFPDLNCGNICYKAVQRTAGAVAIGPILQGLKKPINDLSRGCKVADIVNTILISAIQAGEN, encoded by the coding sequence ATGAACGGAATTTTGCTCCTATGCGACGAGCCTGTCGCCTACCAATCCGAACTAAAAAAACTAGATAAAATTTTATCCATGAGCTTTCACAACGTTTTGCAACTTTGCATCGCGGGAGAAAATGCTCTTTTTGGCAGAAGCGAACTTGAAAGAGCGCTAGCGGACGGGCAGGATGAGCGCGTGCGAAAGGCGGCAATAGAGCGCTTCGCACAAATTTTAGAGCAGTGTAATTTTGTGCTGGTTCGCGGCGTAGCGGGAGCCGATCTGCGCGAGCTAAATTTACAAATCGCAAAGGATCTAAATATTCCCGTTTGCGGATTTTATCCTAACGAAATTGCCGCGCGCATCGGCACGCACTCGATCGCTGCAGCAAAAGCGGTAAGCTTTGCCAGCATATATGAGGATAAAATTTCATTTTCCGCGCTAAGACCTGCACAAGAGGGTGTAAATTCTAAAAAATTGGAGCTTTGCGGCAAAAATTCTGCCTGCGAAAGCGATGCAAAATTTCACGACGAAAATTCCGCTTGCCAAAGCGGCGCGATAGAGCTTGATAAAGTCGTTGCCGACAAAAGCTACTTCACTGACGCCGCAAACTCCACGCGCTGTGAAATTCTAACTCCGTTGAAATTTGAAAGCAAGCTATACGCCAAGGCTCGCGCGAACGTTAAAACCGTCGTACTGCCCGAAAGCGACGATGAGAGAATTCTACGCGCGGCTGCAATTATAAAACAAAGCGGCGCTGCAAATTTGATCCTTTTAGGACGCGAGGATGAAGTGCAAAAAAGCGCAAGCAAGCTAGGTCTCGATCTAGCGGGCGTTAAAATTTTAGATCCGCAGACGGATGCGAGCTTGGAAAAATTTGCGCGCGATCTTTATGAGCTTCGCAAGGCAAAGGGTATGAGCGAGGCGCAGGCGCGCGATTTAGTGCGCGACCGCACCTACTTCGGCACGATGCTCGTGCATGAAGGGCTGGCCGATGCGATGGTAAGCGGTGCCAGCACGACTACTGCGGAGACGATCCGCCCCGCGCTTCAGATCATCAAGACAAAGCCGGGCATCGCGAGCGTTAGCGGCGCGTTTATAATGTGCCTGGATACGCAGGCGCTGCTTTTTGCCGACTGCGCCGTAGCGCCGAGCCCGAGCGCGGAGTATCTGGCGGGTATCGCGATCTCAAGCGCCGCGACCGCAAAGGCGTTCGGGCTTGAACCGCGCGTGGCGATGCTAAGCTACTCAAGCGGCGATAGCGGCAGCGGCGACAGCGTAGAATTTATCAAAACGGCGACGCAAAAAGCGCGCGAAAAGGCGCCGGAGCTTCTAATCGACGGGCCGCTACAATTCGACGCCGCAGTCGATGCCGCAGTCGCTAAGAAAAAGATGCCGGGCTCTGCGGTCGCAGGGCGCGCGAACGTATTTATCTTCCCCGATCTTAACTGCGGAAATATCTGTTATAAGGCCGTCCAGCGCACCGCAGGCGCCGTGGCGATCGGCCCGATTTTGCAGGGCTTAAAAAAGCCGATAAACGATCTAAGCCGCGGCTGCAAGGTCGCCGACATCGTAAACACGATACTTATCAGCGCCATTCAAGCGGGAGAGAATTAA